The Clostridium septicum genome contains a region encoding:
- a CDS encoding AI-2E family transporter: MKIDYKYTKVIKLMVLFITFVLITFLIKEYFTPFFIIAFMLLINHPIYKFINKRNINKNISAIFSLIIVNITLFFIIFYFGNTLITLFQKFYVENTLAVDNFFNNIKVLLNFDLNKVIENLSKILNSSIILQGASITGEGLISYFIGNIATYFVLVDKDKVYKLLSMILPKEVVRNIYIKKSNLKEVFKIEIILVFFTALITIIGFKILGMNNSLFLGIICGILDILPYVGTIIVFIPIIIYNIIMKRYLLVIGFIGLYFLIQVIREVLEAKFLSNKLDIHPLVVMISIYVGVKMFGFVGIIAGPIYCIIAKDIIYNEQEETIRR, from the coding sequence ATGAAAATAGATTATAAGTACACAAAGGTTATAAAATTAATGGTGCTTTTTATAACCTTTGTTTTAATTACATTTCTAATAAAAGAATATTTTACTCCATTTTTTATTATAGCTTTTATGTTACTTATAAATCATCCTATATATAAATTTATTAATAAAAGAAATATAAACAAAAATATCTCAGCAATTTTTAGCTTGATAATAGTTAATATAACTTTATTTTTTATAATATTTTATTTTGGAAATACCTTAATAACATTGTTTCAAAAATTTTATGTTGAAAATACTTTAGCTGTAGATAACTTTTTTAATAACATAAAGGTTTTATTAAATTTTGATTTAAATAAGGTTATTGAAAATTTAAGTAAAATATTAAATAGCTCTATAATACTTCAAGGTGCTTCTATAACTGGAGAGGGGTTAATAAGTTATTTTATAGGTAACATTGCTACATATTTTGTTTTAGTTGATAAGGATAAGGTATATAAGCTTTTATCTATGATTCTACCTAAAGAGGTTGTGAGAAATATATATATTAAAAAAAGTAATTTAAAGGAAGTATTTAAAATAGAAATAATATTAGTATTTTTTACAGCATTAATAACAATAATAGGTTTTAAAATTTTGGGGATGAATAATAGCCTGTTTTTAGGAATTATATGTGGTATTCTAGATATTTTGCCTTATGTTGGAACAATAATTGTTTTTATACCAATTATAATATACAATATTATAATGAAAAGATATTTACTAGTAATAGGATTTATAGGATTGTATTTTTTAATTCAAGTTATTAGAGAAGTATTAGAGGCTAAGTTTTTAAGTAATAAACTTGATATACATCCATTAGTAGTAATGATTTCAATTTATGTAGGGGTAAAGATGTTTGGATTTGTGGGTATAATTGCAGGTCCTATTTATTGTATAATAGCAAAAGATATAATTTATAATGAACAAGAAGAAACTATTAGGAGGTAA
- the frr gene encoding ribosome recycling factor, producing MIKGIIKTAEEKMQKTISVLQKDLSTMKAGRANPTMLDRIQVDYYGSLCPLNQVANISAPEPRVLVITPWEKNILKDIEKAILVSDLGINPSNDGSIIRLIVPELTEETRKNLVKNVKKTGEDAKIALRSIRRDANDKIKALKKDGDISEDEVKSAEENVQKVTDSFVKEIDAIIVAKEKEIMSI from the coding sequence TTAAGACTGCAGAAGAAAAAATGCAAAAAACTATTTCAGTTCTTCAAAAGGATCTTTCAACTATGAAAGCTGGAAGAGCTAACCCAACTATGCTTGATAGAATACAAGTAGATTATTATGGAAGTCTTTGTCCATTAAATCAAGTAGCTAATATATCAGCTCCAGAACCAAGAGTATTAGTAATAACTCCATGGGAAAAGAATATATTAAAAGATATAGAAAAGGCTATATTAGTATCAGACCTTGGAATAAACCCATCAAATGATGGATCAATAATTAGGCTTATAGTTCCAGAATTAACAGAAGAAACAAGAAAAAATCTTGTGAAAAATGTTAAGAAAACAGGAGAAGATGCAAAAATAGCATTAAGATCAATAAGAAGAGATGCAAATGATAAAATAAAAGCATTAAAAAAAGATGGAGATATTTCAGAAGACGAAGTTAAAAGTGCAGAAGAAAATGTTCAAAAAGTAACAGATTCTTTTGTTAAAGAAATAGATGCTATAATTGTAGCAAAAGAAAAAGAGATTATGTCAATTTAA
- the rseP gene encoding RIP metalloprotease RseP yields the protein MYIIFALLGFSLLIIVHELGHFIMAKANGIKVEEFAIGMGPKIFKTQGKETTYSIGLLPIGGYVKMMGEEEDVQDERSFSAKSPLRRISVIVAGAAMNFLLAIFIFTIYLSKAGYALPEVSNITDKSPAYEAGLQVGDKFLKADESRILSADDIRVAINMAKNNPVNFLIERNGEKKEISITPELVKENEIESYRIGFSFVVKENPTMFESFKQSFNKTATAVVQTFKGLKMLVTGEANLKTDVGGPVTIIRMTGVAAQNGIWNLMHFIAFISVNLAVFNMLPIPALDGGWTIILLIELITKRKVPDRIVGTINYIGMIALFGLMILVTIKDILFPIKF from the coding sequence TTGTATATAATTTTTGCATTACTTGGTTTTAGTTTACTTATAATTGTTCATGAACTTGGACATTTTATAATGGCAAAAGCTAATGGTATAAAAGTAGAAGAATTTGCTATAGGTATGGGGCCTAAAATATTTAAAACTCAAGGAAAAGAAACTACATACTCAATAGGTTTGTTACCTATTGGAGGATATGTAAAAATGATGGGGGAAGAGGAAGATGTTCAAGATGAAAGAAGTTTTTCGGCAAAATCACCCCTTAGAAGAATAAGTGTTATAGTAGCTGGTGCAGCTATGAATTTTTTACTTGCAATATTTATTTTTACAATTTATTTAAGTAAGGCAGGATATGCATTACCAGAAGTAAGTAATATTACAGATAAATCCCCTGCTTATGAGGCAGGACTTCAAGTTGGAGATAAGTTTTTAAAAGCAGATGAAAGTAGAATACTTTCAGCTGATGATATAAGAGTTGCAATAAACATGGCAAAGAATAATCCAGTAAACTTTTTAATAGAAAGAAATGGAGAGAAAAAAGAAATTTCAATAACTCCAGAATTAGTAAAGGAAAATGAAATAGAAAGTTATAGAATAGGATTTTCATTTGTTGTTAAGGAAAATCCAACTATGTTTGAAAGTTTTAAACAAAGTTTCAATAAGACAGCAACTGCGGTAGTTCAAACTTTTAAAGGACTTAAAATGTTAGTAACTGGAGAAGCAAACTTAAAAACAGATGTAGGAGGACCGGTTACTATTATAAGAATGACTGGAGTTGCAGCCCAAAATGGTATTTGGAATCTTATGCATTTTATAGCTTTCATAAGTGTAAATTTAGCAGTGTTTAACATGTTACCTATACCAGCTTTAGATGGAGGGTGGACTATAATATTACTTATAGAGCTAATAACAAAAAGAAAAGTACCAGATAGAATAGTTGGTACAATAAACTATATAGGAATGATAGCGTTATTTGGACTTATGATTTTAGTAACAATAAAGGATATATTATTTCCTATTAAATTTTAA
- a CDS encoding isoprenyl transferase, giving the protein MFKFFKNNKEEIKNIEIDKNNIPKHIAIIMDGNGRWAKARKLPRTMGHKAGVETIRRVLKEAHKLDIKYLTLYAFSTENWKRPQEEVGALMKLLVEYLRSELKELNENGVVIKILGDISKLQKEVREEVENAINLTKNNKGVVMNIAFNYGGRDEIIRATKLVSEDVKKGILKSEDITEEVFEKYLYTKNIPDPDLIIRPSGEQRISNFLLWQCAYSEFWYSDICWPDFKEEHLHKAIYDYQNRDRRYGGV; this is encoded by the coding sequence ATGTTTAAGTTTTTTAAAAATAATAAAGAAGAAATAAAGAATATTGAAATAGATAAGAATAATATTCCAAAACATATTGCAATTATTATGGATGGAAATGGAAGATGGGCTAAAGCAAGAAAGCTTCCAAGAACTATGGGACATAAAGCTGGAGTTGAAACTATTAGAAGAGTTTTAAAAGAAGCACATAAATTAGATATAAAATATTTAACTTTATATGCTTTTTCAACTGAAAATTGGAAAAGGCCACAAGAAGAAGTAGGTGCTCTTATGAAGTTACTAGTAGAGTACTTAAGAAGTGAACTTAAAGAGTTAAATGAAAATGGTGTAGTAATAAAAATACTAGGAGATATTTCAAAACTTCAAAAGGAAGTAAGAGAAGAAGTTGAAAATGCAATAAATCTTACTAAAAATAATAAAGGTGTTGTTATGAATATAGCTTTTAACTATGGTGGAAGAGATGAAATAATTAGAGCAACAAAACTTGTATCTGAGGATGTTAAAAAGGGAATACTAAAATCTGAAGATATTACAGAAGAAGTCTTTGAAAAATATTTATACACAAAAAATATTCCTGATCCAGATCTTATTATAAGACCTTCAGGTGAACAAAGAATAAGTAATTTCTTATTATGGCAATGTGCCTATTCAGAATTTTGGTATTCAGATATATGCTGGCCAGATTTTAAAGAAGAACATTTACATAAAGCTATATATGATTATCAAAATAGAGATAGAAGATATGGTGGAGTATAG
- the dxr gene encoding 1-deoxy-D-xylulose-5-phosphate reductoisomerase: MKNISILGATGSIGTQTLDVIRESNGDIKLIGVTANSSVDKMKEIIEEFKPKYVAMMDKASAKKIKEYTLKNFLDIIVLEGMEGLEEIASLEEIDMVVTSVVGMIGLKPTIKAIEARKDIALANKETLVVAGEIVMKKAKEMGVEILPVDSEHSAIFQALSGYTEKDINKIILTASGGPFRGKKIDDLKNVTVNDALKHPKWNMGKKISIDSATLMNKGLEVIEAHFLFNCPYENIEVVVHKQSIIHSMVEYKDASIIAQLGSADMRLPIQYAINKRERKAQIAKTISFSKIKELTFEEPDIETFKCLKLAYEAGKEGGLATTILNGANEEAVALLLEEKIQFLQIADIIEECMQYFEKEKYKELNLDNIIILDKKVREYIRGKWN, translated from the coding sequence ATGAAAAATATTTCAATTTTAGGGGCAACAGGTTCAATAGGTACACAAACATTAGATGTAATAAGAGAATCAAATGGAGATATAAAATTAATTGGTGTTACAGCTAATTCTTCAGTAGATAAAATGAAGGAAATAATAGAAGAATTTAAACCTAAATATGTTGCTATGATGGATAAAGCTAGTGCTAAAAAAATTAAAGAATATACATTAAAAAATTTTTTAGATATTATAGTTTTAGAGGGGATGGAAGGATTAGAAGAAATAGCTTCCTTAGAAGAAATTGATATGGTAGTAACATCTGTAGTTGGGATGATAGGGCTTAAACCAACTATAAAAGCTATAGAGGCTAGAAAAGATATTGCACTTGCTAATAAAGAAACATTAGTGGTTGCTGGTGAAATAGTAATGAAAAAGGCAAAGGAAATGGGGGTTGAAATTTTACCGGTAGATTCTGAACATAGTGCTATATTTCAAGCTTTAAGTGGTTATACTGAAAAAGATATAAATAAAATAATTTTAACAGCTTCAGGGGGGCCTTTTAGAGGAAAAAAAATAGATGATTTAAAAAATGTCACAGTTAATGATGCTCTTAAACATCCCAAATGGAATATGGGAAAAAAAATATCAATTGATTCAGCAACACTTATGAATAAAGGACTTGAAGTTATAGAAGCACATTTTTTATTTAATTGTCCTTATGAAAATATAGAAGTTGTAGTTCATAAACAAAGTATAATACATTCAATGGTAGAATATAAAGATGCAAGTATAATAGCTCAATTAGGCTCAGCAGATATGAGGCTTCCTATTCAATATGCAATTAATAAAAGAGAAAGAAAAGCTCAAATAGCTAAAACTATAAGTTTTTCAAAAATAAAGGAATTAACCTTTGAAGAACCTGATATTGAAACATTTAAATGTTTAAAATTAGCATATGAGGCAGGAAAAGAGGGGGGATTAGCTACAACAATATTAAATGGGGCAAATGAAGAAGCAGTAGCATTATTGTTAGAGGAAAAAATACAATTCCTTCAAATAGCTGATATAATAGAAGAATGTATGCAGTATTTTGAAAAAGAAAAATATAAAGAGTTAAACTTAGATAATATTATAATTTTAGACAAAAAAGTAAGAGAATATATAAGAGGAAAATGGAATTAG
- a CDS encoding phosphatidate cytidylyltransferase, which produces MKSNNRYLGALMIAPFIIFIFLGGIYLKAFTIVLSICGLYEFFNALKQKEFRPIPLISYIMLALFYLTGNNFNILIFILIFSSFILLCFPVIDLKYTFIDVALTILGFIYVGILFSFIPLVNSKISGEYLVWIIFLGSWLADTAAYYSGKYFGKKKLCPKVSPKKTIAGSIGGFLGSTFGCGIFGIIVGKFTPEVQIIHFFLMGALCGIMGQFGDLVASSIKRYVGIKDYSNLIPGHGGILDRFDSILFNATVVFYYLTFIVKI; this is translated from the coding sequence GTGAAATCAAATAATAGATATTTAGGAGCGCTGATGATAGCACCTTTTATAATATTTATATTTTTAGGCGGTATATATCTTAAAGCCTTTACAATTGTGCTTTCGATTTGTGGGTTATATGAATTTTTTAATGCACTTAAACAAAAGGAGTTTAGGCCTATTCCTTTAATTTCTTATATAATGCTTGCATTATTTTATTTAACAGGCAATAATTTTAATATATTAATTTTTATTTTAATATTTAGTTCATTTATATTACTTTGTTTTCCAGTAATTGATTTAAAATATACGTTTATAGATGTAGCATTAACTATACTTGGATTTATATATGTTGGAATATTATTTAGCTTTATACCCTTAGTAAATAGTAAAATTTCTGGAGAGTATTTAGTTTGGATTATATTTTTAGGATCTTGGCTTGCAGACACTGCTGCATATTATTCAGGTAAATATTTTGGAAAGAAAAAATTATGTCCAAAAGTAAGTCCTAAAAAAACTATAGCAGGATCTATAGGAGGTTTTTTAGGAAGTACTTTTGGTTGTGGTATATTTGGAATTATAGTAGGTAAATTCACTCCAGAAGTTCAAATAATACATTTCTTCTTAATGGGAGCTTTATGTGGTATTATGGGGCAATTTGGAGATTTAGTAGCATCATCTATAAAGAGATATGTAGGAATAAAAGATTATAGTAATTTAATACCAGGGCATGGTGGAATATTGGATAGATTCGATTCTATTCTCTTTAATGCAACAGTAGTATTTTATTATTTAACATTTATAGTAAAAATTTAA